Proteins encoded by one window of Lathyrus oleraceus cultivar Zhongwan6 chromosome 1, CAAS_Psat_ZW6_1.0, whole genome shotgun sequence:
- the LOC127121199 gene encoding uncharacterized protein LOC127121199: MTTVVPTSEEDAALSVVRFASELAWADAGPEVAEPQVSRLCMEAQEFIVMGKWLELASLMITSAELIFSKVSEKDVESIFTIICNLVTKTENPDEVMEIVKVITAKLVQQPNEKPAVRLKILINLYNLLETPYCQFYVYLKALNLAIDGKVTEYIIPSFKKIDSFLKEWKIEVPEQRELFLTISNVLKENKSMSKDSFKFLTNYLATFSGEDAHVLSEAKEEAVRAIVDFVRAPDVFQCDLLNMPAVGQLEKDDKYALLYQLLKIFLTQRLDSYLEFHTANSTLLKDLGLVHEECIAKMRLMSLVDLSSDGSGQIPYELIRDTLQINDDEVETWVFKAISAKLIDCKMDQMNQVVVVSHHTDRVFGQHQWQTLRTKLVNWRGNIANVISTIQANKVSEDGSQAAQGLVVR, from the exons ATGACGACGGTGGTTCCAACCTCAGAAGAAGATGCCGCTCTTTCCGTCGTCCGATTTGCTTCCGAGCTCGCCTGGGCTGATGCCGGTCCCGAG GTTGCTGAGCCGCAAGTTAGCAGACTCTGCATGGAGGCTCAAGAATTCATTGTTATGGGAAAGTGGTTGGAGCTAGCATCATTGATGATTACTTCTGCTGAATTGATTTTCTCTAAGGTTTCTGAAAAAG ACGTAGAGTCTATCTTCACTATCATCTGCAATCTTGTTACGAAGACTGAGAATCCAGATGAAGTGATGGAGATTGTAAAAGTTATAACTGCCAAATTAGTTCAGCAGCCCAACGAGAAGCCTGCAGTGAGATTGAAAAT TTTGATCAATCTGTATAATCTATTGGAGACTCCATACTGCCAGTTTTATGTCTACCTGAAGGCATTGAATTTAGCTATTGATGGAAAAGTCACGGAATACATCATTCCTTCATTCAAAAAGATCGATAGCTTCTTGAAAGAGTGGAAAATTGAGGTACCAGAACAGAGAGAGCTCTTTCTCACCATCTCTAATGTTTTGAAGGAGAACAAAAG CATGTCAAAGGATTCCTTCAAGTTCCTGACCAATTATCTGGCTACTTTTTCTGGAGAAGATGCACATGTTTTGAGTGAAGCCAAGGAGGAAGCTGTGCGTGCAATTGTTGATTTTGTCAGGGCACCTGATGTATTTCAG TGTGATTTACTGAACATGCCCGCTGTTGGGCAACTGGAGAAGGATGACAAATATGCTTTGCTATATCAGCTTCTCAAGATTTTTCTTACTCAGAGACTTGATTCATACTTAGAATTTCACACTGCAAATTCCACTTTATTGAAAGACCTTG GCCTTGTGCATGAAGAATGCATAGCAAAAATGAGATTGATGTCATTGGTTGATCTCAGCTCTGATGGATCTGGCCAAATTCCATATGAACTTATTAGGGACACACTTCAG ATTAACGATGATGAAGTTGAAACATGGGTGTTTAAAGCAATAAGTGCAAAGCTAATTGACTGTAAGATGGACCAGATGAATCAAGTTGTAGTTGTTAG TCATCATACTGACCGGGTGTTTGGTCAGCATCAATGGCAAACACTGAGAACAAAGCTAGTGAATTGGAGG GGAAATATTGCAAATGTGATTAGCACCATTCAGGCGAACAAAGTATCAGAGGATGGGTCCCAGGCAGCCCAAGGTTTGGTAGTTCGCTGA